In one Pogona vitticeps strain Pit_001003342236 chromosome 14, PviZW2.1, whole genome shotgun sequence genomic region, the following are encoded:
- the POP5 gene encoding ribonuclease P/MRP protein subunit POP5, producing the protein MVRFKNRYFLCEIISEDPRCRQFIEERTVHNTVKNVVAKMYGDFGLACCSIAFTVKYLNAYTGIVLLCCRKDFYRLLWSSLPFITYLENRNQSCPCSFNTLRVGATIRSCQKFLIQYNRDQLLLLLRSCTNEADREAIQKSLQSCALVGEQPTESKDEEDSDGSTETA; encoded by the exons ATGGTGAGGTTCAAGAACAG GTACTTCCTTTGCGAAATCATCTCTGAAGACCCGCGCTGCCGACAGTTCATTGAGGAGCGGACGGTACACAACACGGTGAAGAATGTTGTAGCGAAGATGTATGGAGACTTCGGGCTGGCCTGTTGCTCCATTGCTTTTACAG taaAGTACCTCAACGCTTACACAGGAATCGTTCTTCTGTGCTGCCGAAAGGACTTCTATCGGCTCCTCTGGTCATCGCTTCCCTTTATCACTTACTTGGAAAACAGGAATCAATCTTGTCCATGTTCTTTTAACACTCTTCGTGTTGGGG cgACCATACGCTCATGCCAGAAATTCCTAATTCAGTACAACCGGGACCAGCTGCTCTTGTTGCTGCGCAGCTGCACCAACGAAG CAGACAGAGAAGCCATCCAGAAGTCCCTGCAGAGCTGCGCGCTTGTGGGAGAGCAGCCAACGGAGAGTAAAGACGAAGAGGACAGTGACGGCAGCACAGAGACGGCCTGA